In the genome of Streptomyces violaceoruber, the window GCTGCGCCCGCTGCTGAGCGCGGTCCGCGAGGCCGCCGACCGCGCGGTGACCGCCCGGCGTGTCCCGCTGCTGGTCAAGATCGCGCCGGACCTCGCCGACGAGGACGTGGACGCGGTCGCCGACCTGGCCGTGGAGCTGGGCCTGGACGGCATCATCGCCACCAACACCACCATCGCGCGCGAGGGACTCGGCCTGACCTCCTCGCCCGCCCTCGTCGGGGAGACCGGCGGTCTGTCCGGGGCCCCGCTCAAGGCACGCTCCCTGGAGGTGCTGCGCCGCCTCTACGCGCGCGTGGGCGACCGGATCACCCTGGTCGGTGTCGGCGGGGTCGAGACGGCCGAGGACGCCTGGGAGCGCATCCTGGCCGGTGCCACCCTGGTCCAGGGCTACAGCGCGTTCATCTACGAAGGCCCCTTCTGGGGCCGCGCCATGCACAAGGGACTCGCCGCCCGCCTGCGGCAGAGCCCGTACGCCACCCTCGCCGACGCGGTCGGCGCCGACGTAAGGAAGCACTCATGACGGTGATGGAGCCCTTCGGTGCCCGGCTGCGCCGCGCGATGGACGAGCGCGGCCCCCTGTGCGTCGGCATCGACCCGCACGCCTCCCTGCTCGCCGAGTGGGGCCTGAACGACGACGTGGCCGGCCTCGAGCGCTTCAGCCGCACCGTCGTGGAGGCGATGGCCGACCGGGTCGCCGTGCTCAAGCCGCAGAGCGCCTTCTTCGAGCGGTTCGGCTCGCGCGGCGTCGCCGTCCTGGAGACGACGGTCCAGGAGGCGCGGGCGGCCGGCGCGCTGGTCGTCATGGACGCCAAGCGCGGCGACATCGGCTCGACCATGGCCGCGTACGCCGAGTCGTTCCTGCACAAGGACGCGCCGCTGTTCTCGGACGCGCTGACCGTCTCCCCGTACCTCGGCTACGGCTCCCTGAAGCCGGCCGTCGACCTGGCGCGCGAGAGCGGTGCGGGCCTGTTCGTGCTGGCGCTGACCTCCAACCCGGAGGGCGGCGAGGTCCAGCACGCGGTGCGGGGCGACGGGCGCAGCGTCGGGGCGACCATGCTGGCGCACCTGGCCGCCGAGAACGCGGGGGAGGAGCCGCTCGGCTCCTTCGGCGCGGTGGTCGGTGCCACGCTCGGCGACCTGTCCTCGTACGACCTGGGCATCAACGGTCCGCTGCTGGCGCCGGGCATCGGCGCCCAGGGGGCCACGCCCGCGGATCTGCCGCGCGTGTTCGGTGCGGCGCTGCGCAACGTGGTGCCGAACGTCAGCCGGGGTGTCCTTCGTCACGGTCCCGACGTGACCGCGTTGCGGACTGCTGCCGACCGCTTCGCGGTGGAGATCCGGACCGCGGTCACGGCGTCCTGACCCTGGATACATCCTCAAATCAGAGAGAGTATGTCCTAAATGTCCGGCCTGGCGGAGGCTGACCAGGACTTTTCCGCTGTTCTCGCTGACTCTGGCGGACTTGACCGCTAGTCTCCGTCGAGAGTCGTCGGGCGAGCGTGTTGCCCGTGGCTCACCAGGTGAGGGGCGACCAGGTTCCTCACCGGTCCGTATCCGACAGTTCGACATCCGAGGTGACGTAGGCGTGGCTCTTCCGCCCCTTACCCCTGAACAGCGCGCAGCCGCGCTCGAAAAGGCCGCCGCGGCTCGCCGGGAGCGGGCCGAGGTCAAGAATCGACTCAAGCACTCCGGCGCCTCCCTCCACGAGGTCATCAAGCAGGGTCAGGAGAACGACGTCATCGGCAAGATGAAGGTCTCCGCCCTCCTCGAGTCCCTGCCGGGCGTGGGCAAAGTCCGCGCCAAGCAGATCATGGAGCGACTGGGCATCTCCGAGAGCCGCCGCGTGCGCGGTCTCGGGTCCAACCAGATCGCGTCCCTGGAGCGCGAGTTCGGCAGCACCGGCAGCTGAGTCCGGACCACTCCGGGATTGCTGGAATAATCGCTGCATGGCTGCAACACCCCGGGGGACGCCCCCCGTACCCCCGGACGCACGTCCGCGGCTGACCGTGCTCTCCGGCCCTTCGGGGGTCGGCAAGAGCACGGTCGTCGCCCATATGCGCAAGGAACACCCCGAGGTATGGCTGTCGGTCTCGGCGACGACCCGCAGGCCCCGCCCCGGCGAGCAGCACGGTGTCCACTACTTCTTCGTCAGCGACGAGGAGATGGACAAGCTGATCGCCAACGGCGAGCTGCTGGAGTGGGCCGAGTTCGCCGGCAACCGCTACGGCACGCCGCGCACGGCCGTCCTGGAGCGCCTGGAGGCCGGTGAGCCGGTCCTCCTGGAGATCGACCTCCAGGGAGCGCGGCAGGTCCGCGAGTCCATGCCGGAGGCCCGGCTGGTGTTCCTGGCCCCGCCCTCCTGGGACGAGCTGGTGCGCAGGCTCACCGGCCGGGGCACCGAACCGCCCGAGGTGATCGAGCGCCGCCTCGCCGCCGCCAAGGTCGAGCTGGCGGCCGAGCCGGAGTTCGACCAGACCCTGGTGAACACCTCCGTCGAGGACGTGGCGCGCGAGCTGCTAGCCTTGACGAACGTCGTGTGATCGCCACTGGTCACCCCGTGGTCATCCCGACCGAATCTTTCCCATCCATCGGAAGGTAGAGCGTGTCCTCTTCCATCTCCGCGCCCGAGGGCATCATCAACCCGCCGATCGACGAGCTCCTCGAGGCCACGGACTCGAAGTACAGCCTCGTGATCTACGCGGCCAAGCGGGCCCGCCAGATCAATGCGTACTACTCGCAGCTCGGCGAGGGCCTCCTCGAGTACGTCGGTCCGCTCGTCGACACCCACGTGCACGAGAAGCCGCTCTCGATCGCCCTGCGCGAGATCAACGCGGGGCTGCTGACCTCCGAGGCCATCGAGGGCCCGGCGCAGTAGTACCAGCAGCATCGGCGGTAATATCTTCAGCCTTGCGCTGACTTATCCACAGGCCCGGCAGCCCGACTGTCGGGCCTGTGGTGTGTGATGGGTCGTACACGCAGTCCGAACGGCGCGAAGTCCGAACGGGGCGTGGTCCGAGCGCGTTATCCGAGCCGGGGAGAGACGGTGGACAAGCCCAAGGTCGTTCTGGGGGTCAGCGGCGGCATCGCCGCGTACAAGGCCTGTGAGCTGCTGCGCAGACTCACCGAGTCCGGACACGAGGTCCGGGTCGTCCCCACCGCCTCCGCGCTGCACTTCGTCGGCGCCGCCACCTGGTCCGCCCTGTCCGGCAACCCCGTGTCGACCGAGGTCTGGGACGACGTCCACGAGGTCCCGCACGTGCGCATCGGCCAGCACGCCGACCTGGTCGTCGTCGCCCCGGCCACCGCCGACATGCTCGCCAAGGCCGCCCACGGACTGGCCGACGACCTGCTCACCAACACCCTGCTCACCGCCCGCTGCCCGGTCGTCTTCGCGCCCGCGATGCACACCGAGATGTGGGAGCACCCGGCCACCCAGGAGAACGTGGCGGCACTGCGCCGCCGCGGCGCCGTAGTGATCGAGCCCGCCGTCGGCCGCCTCACCGGCGTCGACACCGGCAAGGGCCGGCTGCCCGACCCGGGCGAGATCTTCGAGGTCTGCCGCCGGGTGCTCGCCCGCGGGGTGCGCGAGCCCGACCTCGCCGGACGGCACGTCGTGGTCAGCGCCGGCGGCACCCGGGAGCCCCTCGACCCGGTCCGCTTCCTCGGCAACCGCTCCTCCGGCAAGCAGGGCTACGCCCTCGCCCGCACCGCGGCCGCGCGCGGTGCCCGCGTCACGCTCGTCGCGGCGAACGCCTCGATGCCGGACCCGGCCGGCGTCGACGTGGTGCACGTCGGCACGGCGGTGGAGCTGCGCGAGGCGGTGCTGCGCGCCGCGGCCGACGCCGACGCCGTCGTCATGGCCGCGGCGGTGGCGGACTTCCGGCCCGCGACGTACGCCACCGGGAAGATCAAGAAGAAGGACGACCAGGAACCGGCGCCGATCACCCTGGTGCGTAATCCGGACATCCTCGCGGAGATCTCCCAGACCCGGGCCCGCTCCGGACAGGTGGTCGTCGGCTTCGCCGCCGAGACCGACGACGTCCTGGCCAACGGCCGGGCCAAGCTGAAACGCAAGGGCTGCGACCTCCTCGTGGTGAACGAGGTGGGGGAGCGCAAGACCTTCGGCTCCGAGGAGAACGAGGCGGTGGTCCTGGGCGCCGACGGCAGCGAGACACCGGTCGCCCACGGCCCCAAGGAAGCCCTGGCCGACACGGTCTGGGACCTCGTCGCCCGGCGGCTGGAATGAATGACCCATTTGCTCGAAGGAGCAGCGAAGACGACGCATTCGAGCGTGGCGCCCCTGGCCAAGGACGCTTCCTTCTGGGCAGAATGCCCGTGCCGCAGGTCACAGCCCTCCCGAGAGCTGAGACAGGTGGGCCCGCGGCAGAGTGCGACCGATAAACTGTTCTCGGACGTCGCCGGGTGCAGCTCCCCGTGCCGTCCACCAATGATCAGCCAGCAGCCGCTGCAACCCCAGGGAGCGTTGTGTCCCGTCGCCTGTTCACCTCGGAGTCCGTGACCGAAGGTCACCCCGACAAGATCGCTGACCAGATCAGCGACACGATTCTCGACGCGCTTCTGCGCGAGGACCCGACCTCCCGGGTCGCCGTCGAAACCCTGATCACCACCGGCCTGGTGCACGTGGCCGGCGAGGTCACCACCAAGGCCTACGCGGACATCGCCAACCTGGTCCGCGGCAAGATCCTGGAGATCGGTTACGACTCCTCCAAGAAGGGCTTCGACGGCGCCTCCTGCGGCGTCTCGGTCTCCATCGGCGCGCAGTCCCCGGACATCGCGCAGGGCGTCGACACGGCGTACGAGAACCGGGTGGAGGGCGACGAGGACGAGCTGGACCGCCAGGGTGCCGGCGACCAGGGCCTGATGTTCGGCTACGCGTCCGACGAGACGCCGACGCTGATGCCGCTGCCGGTCTTCCTGGCGCACCGCCTGTCCAAGCGCCTGTCCGAGGTCCGCAAGAACGGCACCATCCCGTACCTGCGTCCGGACGGCAAGACCCAGGTCACCATCGAGTACGACGGCGACAAGGCCGTCCGTCTGGACACGGTCGTCGTCTCCTCCCAGCACGCGAGCGACATCGACCTGGAGTCGCTGCTGGCCCCGGACATCAAGGAGTTCGTCGTCGAGCCGGAGCTGAAGGCGCTCCTCGAGGACGGCATCAAGATCGACACGGAGAACTACCGCCTCCTGGTCAACCCGACCGGCCGCTTCGAGATCGGCGGCCCGATGGGCGACGCCGGTCTGACCGGCCGCAAGATCATCATCGACACCTACGGCGGCATGGCCCGGCACGGCGGCGGTGCCTTCTCCGGCAAGGACCCGTCGAAGGTCGACCGCTCCGCGGCGTACGCGATGCGCTGGGTCGCCAAGAACGTCGTGGCCGCGGGTCTCGCCGCGCGCTGCGAGGTCCAGGTCGCCTACGCCATCGGCAAGGCCGAGCCCGTGGGTCTGTTCGTGGAGACCTTCGGTACCGCCAAGGTCGACACCGAGAAGATCGAGAAGGCGATCGACGAGGTCTTCGACCTGCGCCCGGCCGCCATCATCCGCGCTCTCGACCTGCTCCGCCCGATCTACGCCCAGACGGCGGCGTACGGTCACTTCGGCCGTGAGCTGCCCGACTTCACGTGGGAGCGCACCGACCGCGTGGACGCGCTGCGCGAGGCCGCGGGCCTGTAAGGATCCAGGGCGCACCGCGCCCCACGGCAGGTGACGAGGCCCGGCGCTCCCCGAGGGGGCGCCGGGCCTCGCCATCTGTTCCGACCCCGGCGGTGTTGTCAGTGGCCTTTGCGAGAATGCAGGCGTGAGCAGCGAGAACGGACCGGAGCAGGGCGGCGCGCAGGACGCGCCGCCCGAGCAGCTCGCGCTCATCCGGGAGACGGTGCGCAGGACGGCGGCCCCGAGGGCCAAGCCGCGCACCTGGCGCGGGGCCGCGCTCGCCAAGGAGCTGCCGGTCGCCAGGGTCCTCGTCGACAAGGGCGTGCTGCACCTCGACCGGTACTTCGACTACGCCGTCCCCGAGGAGCTGGACGCCGAGGCCCAGCCGGGTGTCCGGGTGCGGGTGCGGTTCGGCGCCGGACGGCACCGGGTGCGGGACGGGCGGCGCGAGGGCGGCGGGCTCATCGACGGCTACCTGATCGAGCGGCTGGCGGAGTCCGACTACGCGGGGCCGCTGGCCGCGCTGGCCCAGGTCGTCTCGCCCGAGCGGATCCTCGACGAAGAGCTGCTCGGCCTCGTCCGGGCGGTCGCGGACCGGTACGCGGGCAGCGTCGCCGACGTCCTCCAGCTCGCCGTACCACCGCGCAACGCGCGCGCCGAGAAGCGGGCCTCGCCGCAGCCACTGCCCGCACCGCCGGTCCCCGAGCCGGGGTCGTGGGCGCGATACGAGCAGGGGGCCGCGTTCGTGGCCGCCCTCGCGTCCGGCGGCGCGCCCCGGGCGGTGTGGAACGCGCTGCCCGGACCGCAGTGGACGGACGAGCTGGCGCGGGCCGTGGCGGCGACGCTGGCCTCCGGCCGGGGTGCCCTGGTGGTCCTGCCGGACGGGCGGGCGGTCGCCCGCGCCGACGCCGCGCTCACCGCGCTCCTGGGCGAGGGACGGCACGCGGTGCTCACCGCCGACGCCGGTCCCGAGAAGCGGTACGCGCAGTGGCTCGCGGTGCGCCGGGGGGCCGTACGGGCCGTGATCGGGACCAGGGCCGCCATGTTCGCGCCGGTCCGGGACCTCGGCCTGGTCGCCCTGTGGGACGACGGCGACGACAGCCACAGCGAGCCGCACGCCCCGCAGCCGCACGCGCGCGAGGTGCTGCTGCTGCGCGCCGCCCAGGACCGGTGCGCCTTCCTGCTGGGCGGCTGGAGCTGCACCGTGGAGGCGGCCCAGCTCGTGGAGACCGGCTGGGCCCGGCCGCTGATCGCCGCGCGGGAGCAGGTACGGGCCGCCGTGCCGCTGGTGCGGACCGTGGGGGACCAGGACCTGGCCCGGGACGAGGCCGCCCGCGCCGCGCGGCTGCCCACCCTCGCCTGGCAGGCCGTCCGGGACGGGCTGCGGCACGGGCCGGTACTCGTGCAGGTGCCCCGGCGGGGTTACGTACCCCGGATGGCCTGCGCGGCGTGCCGGACGCCCGCGCGGTGCCGGCACTGTTCGGGCCCGCTGGAGGGGCAGGAGTCCGGATCCGCTCTGCGGTGCGGCTGGTGCGGGCGCGAGGAGAGCGCCTGGCACTGCCCGGAGTGCGGGGCGTTCCGGCTGCGCGCGCAGGTCGTGGGTGCCCGGCGGACCGCGGAGGAGCTGGGGCGGGCCTTCCCCGCCGTGCCCGTGCGCACCTCGGGGCGGGAGCACGTGCTGGACACCGTGTCCGAGTCCCCGGCGCTGGTGGTGAGCACCCCGGGGGCCGAACCCGTCGCGGAGGGCGGCTACGCGGCGGCGCTGCTGCTCGACGGCTGGGCGATGCTCGGCCGCCCCGATCTGCGTGCCGGAGAGGACGCGCTGCGCCGCTGGCTGGCAGCCGCCGCCCTGGTGCGCCCGCAGAGCGCCGGGGGCACCGTCGTCGCGGTCGCCGAGCCGACGCTGCGGCCGGTGCAGGCGCTGGTGCGCTGGGACCCGGTCGGACACGCACTGCGAGAGCTGGCGGAACGGGCCGAACTGGGCTTTCCGCCGGTGTCGCGGATGGCGGCCGTGGCGGGGCCGCCGGATGCCGTGACCGGCTTCCTCGACGCGGTCGAACTGCCCCGGGAGGCGGAGGTGCTCGGCCCGGTGCCCCTGCCGGTCACGCCGGCGGGGCGGCCGCGGCGGGTGGGGGCGCCCCCACCCGGGGAGCACTGGGAGCGTGCGCTGGTCCGGGTCCCGCCGGGGCGCG includes:
- the metK gene encoding methionine adenosyltransferase, which codes for MSRRLFTSESVTEGHPDKIADQISDTILDALLREDPTSRVAVETLITTGLVHVAGEVTTKAYADIANLVRGKILEIGYDSSKKGFDGASCGVSVSIGAQSPDIAQGVDTAYENRVEGDEDELDRQGAGDQGLMFGYASDETPTLMPLPVFLAHRLSKRLSEVRKNGTIPYLRPDGKTQVTIEYDGDKAVRLDTVVVSSQHASDIDLESLLAPDIKEFVVEPELKALLEDGIKIDTENYRLLVNPTGRFEIGGPMGDAGLTGRKIIIDTYGGMARHGGGAFSGKDPSKVDRSAAYAMRWVAKNVVAAGLAARCEVQVAYAIGKAEPVGLFVETFGTAKVDTEKIEKAIDEVFDLRPAAIIRALDLLRPIYAQTAAYGHFGRELPDFTWERTDRVDALREAAGL
- the pyrF gene encoding orotidine-5'-phosphate decarboxylase, with protein sequence MTVMEPFGARLRRAMDERGPLCVGIDPHASLLAEWGLNDDVAGLERFSRTVVEAMADRVAVLKPQSAFFERFGSRGVAVLETTVQEARAAGALVVMDAKRGDIGSTMAAYAESFLHKDAPLFSDALTVSPYLGYGSLKPAVDLARESGAGLFVLALTSNPEGGEVQHAVRGDGRSVGATMLAHLAAENAGEEPLGSFGAVVGATLGDLSSYDLGINGPLLAPGIGAQGATPADLPRVFGAALRNVVPNVSRGVLRHGPDVTALRTAADRFAVEIRTAVTAS
- the rpoZ gene encoding DNA-directed RNA polymerase subunit omega encodes the protein MSSSISAPEGIINPPIDELLEATDSKYSLVIYAAKRARQINAYYSQLGEGLLEYVGPLVDTHVHEKPLSIALREINAGLLTSEAIEGPAQ
- the gmk gene encoding guanylate kinase, whose translation is MAATPRGTPPVPPDARPRLTVLSGPSGVGKSTVVAHMRKEHPEVWLSVSATTRRPRPGEQHGVHYFFVSDEEMDKLIANGELLEWAEFAGNRYGTPRTAVLERLEAGEPVLLEIDLQGARQVRESMPEARLVFLAPPSWDELVRRLTGRGTEPPEVIERRLAAAKVELAAEPEFDQTLVNTSVEDVARELLALTNVV
- a CDS encoding integration host factor; the protein is MALPPLTPEQRAAALEKAAAARRERAEVKNRLKHSGASLHEVIKQGQENDVIGKMKVSALLESLPGVGKVRAKQIMERLGISESRRVRGLGSNQIASLEREFGSTGS
- a CDS encoding primosomal protein N' yields the protein MSSENGPEQGGAQDAPPEQLALIRETVRRTAAPRAKPRTWRGAALAKELPVARVLVDKGVLHLDRYFDYAVPEELDAEAQPGVRVRVRFGAGRHRVRDGRREGGGLIDGYLIERLAESDYAGPLAALAQVVSPERILDEELLGLVRAVADRYAGSVADVLQLAVPPRNARAEKRASPQPLPAPPVPEPGSWARYEQGAAFVAALASGGAPRAVWNALPGPQWTDELARAVAATLASGRGALVVLPDGRAVARADAALTALLGEGRHAVLTADAGPEKRYAQWLAVRRGAVRAVIGTRAAMFAPVRDLGLVALWDDGDDSHSEPHAPQPHAREVLLLRAAQDRCAFLLGGWSCTVEAAQLVETGWARPLIAAREQVRAAVPLVRTVGDQDLARDEAARAARLPTLAWQAVRDGLRHGPVLVQVPRRGYVPRMACAACRTPARCRHCSGPLEGQESGSALRCGWCGREESAWHCPECGAFRLRAQVVGARRTAEELGRAFPAVPVRTSGREHVLDTVSESPALVVSTPGAEPVAEGGYAAALLLDGWAMLGRPDLRAGEDALRRWLAAAALVRPQSAGGTVVAVAEPTLRPVQALVRWDPVGHALRELAERAELGFPPVSRMAAVAGPPDAVTGFLDAVELPREAEVLGPVPLPVTPAGRPRRVGAPPPGEHWERALVRVPPGRGAALAGALKAAQAARTARGSDTAVWVRIDPPDIG
- the coaBC gene encoding bifunctional phosphopantothenoylcysteine decarboxylase/phosphopantothenate--cysteine ligase CoaBC, giving the protein MDKPKVVLGVSGGIAAYKACELLRRLTESGHEVRVVPTASALHFVGAATWSALSGNPVSTEVWDDVHEVPHVRIGQHADLVVVAPATADMLAKAAHGLADDLLTNTLLTARCPVVFAPAMHTEMWEHPATQENVAALRRRGAVVIEPAVGRLTGVDTGKGRLPDPGEIFEVCRRVLARGVREPDLAGRHVVVSAGGTREPLDPVRFLGNRSSGKQGYALARTAAARGARVTLVAANASMPDPAGVDVVHVGTAVELREAVLRAAADADAVVMAAAVADFRPATYATGKIKKKDDQEPAPITLVRNPDILAEISQTRARSGQVVVGFAAETDDVLANGRAKLKRKGCDLLVVNEVGERKTFGSEENEAVVLGADGSETPVAHGPKEALADTVWDLVARRLE